A stretch of Gemmatimonadota bacterium DNA encodes these proteins:
- a CDS encoding DEAD/DEAH box helicase produces MPKLMSHQIEGREFLVRQRCGILAFEQGLGKTLTAIEAFLKLRHQNRAEHMLVLCPNSLKRTWSREIREFAPTLTVRIIEGSARTRRALLANVFEDVVIINYEAARGEIAPIRALMRRLHPVLVLDESHYVKSRYSLTSVSARYLAPLADFRWLLTGTPVTNSPSDIHTQIGLVTNDNILGPYDVFMIDYGDATENPILQEKLASRISTYLLRRTKEECLDLPAKTFVDIYVPLPPWQRELYCDTRDGIVRDVSSMDGEEFQAFASTAFTRLLRLSQIASNPALVNPEEKREPAKFEELDRMLHELIGSCGRKVILWSYYVRTIEDLVERYQHYGVVSLYGGTPTDERQDIVQSFQSDGKVNLLIANPAAAGTGFTMTAATYAIYETLNWRYDLYAQSQDRNHRIGQELGVTYLRLIAEDTLDEVVVQALERKAEMARRIVGDPNKGVSFANMTPLQFCEMLMSNRLPD; encoded by the coding sequence GTGCCCAAACTAATGTCCCACCAAATCGAGGGCCGTGAATTCCTTGTCAGGCAAAGGTGTGGAATCCTTGCATTTGAACAGGGGTTGGGAAAAACACTAACCGCAATTGAGGCATTCTTGAAGTTGCGCCATCAGAACCGTGCAGAGCACATGCTCGTACTTTGCCCGAATTCATTGAAGCGGACATGGAGCCGGGAGATCAGAGAATTCGCTCCAACTTTAACCGTCAGAATAATAGAGGGATCTGCTCGGACAAGGCGTGCACTGTTAGCGAACGTATTCGAGGATGTTGTTATTATAAACTACGAAGCGGCGAGAGGGGAGATAGCACCGATCAGAGCACTCATGCGCCGACTCCATCCAGTCCTGGTGCTCGATGAATCGCACTATGTCAAAAGTAGATACTCCCTCACTAGTGTTTCCGCACGATACTTAGCCCCCTTAGCAGATTTTCGGTGGCTGTTGACGGGTACTCCTGTCACGAATAGCCCGAGTGATATCCATACCCAGATCGGCCTTGTCACCAATGACAACATTCTCGGACCCTACGATGTTTTTATGATCGACTACGGCGATGCGACTGAAAACCCAATTTTACAGGAGAAACTTGCATCCAGGATATCCACTTATTTGCTCCGCCGCACCAAGGAGGAATGCTTAGATTTGCCAGCAAAAACTTTTGTGGATATATACGTCCCTCTTCCGCCTTGGCAGCGCGAACTCTACTGTGACACACGTGACGGTATCGTGAGGGACGTAAGTAGCATGGATGGGGAGGAGTTTCAGGCCTTCGCGTCGACGGCTTTCACTCGACTTCTAAGATTATCCCAGATTGCAAGCAATCCTGCCCTAGTCAATCCAGAAGAAAAACGCGAACCCGCAAAGTTCGAAGAATTAGATAGGATGTTACATGAGCTAATTGGCTCGTGTGGCAGAAAAGTGATCCTCTGGTCATACTACGTACGTACCATTGAGGATCTTGTGGAAAGATACCAGCACTATGGGGTGGTGAGTTTGTATGGGGGTACGCCTACTGACGAAAGGCAAGACATTGTCCAGTCATTTCAATCGGACGGGAAGGTAAACCTGCTCATCGCCAACCCCGCGGCCGCCGGAACTGGATTCACAATGACGGCCGCAACCTACGCCATCTATGAGACGCTTAACTGGAGATATGATTTGTATGCACAAAGCCAAGACCGTAACCATCGTATTGGCCAGGAATTGGGGGTTACTTATCTCCGCTTGATTGCTGAAGATACGCTCGACGAGGTTGTTGTGCAGGCGCTTGAGAGAAAAGCTGAAATGGCCCGGCGAATCGTCGGAGATCCCAATAAGGGTGTTTCCTTCGCCAACATGACACCTTTGCAATTTTGTGAAATGCTGATGTCGAACAGACTACCTGATTGA
- a CDS encoding DNA cytosine methyltransferase, with protein MSCIDLFSGAGGMAEGFRQAGFKVLSANDADPASTETFRDNFPEARFIKGPIELLQPENLVNGHSIVEGEIDCVIGGPPCQAFSINNHRRSAEDDRAGLFRDYLRIVKALKPRTLVMENVPGILSINNGAVVKEIEESLAALGYQSKTRILYAEEYGVPQERRRVFITATRLGWDDSLIPDGTYGPRPKPSKHSGHFIHRWRRCNSMVYGHMNSLTVGAAIGDLPEIENGGGSDMMKFGSPPKTQLQFLLRDKAEYVYNHYTRCLSENMMKRIQVVPEGGSWRDLPWDLLPAGMRRANRNSHTKRYGRPRSRSRSCTILTKCDPHWGSYIHPTQNRTLSVRETARIQSFPDRFRFYGGIGSQYAQVGNAVPPLLAAAIANSVKQHLVKRR; from the coding sequence ATGAGTTGTATAGATTTGTTCTCTGGGGCTGGTGGAATGGCTGAGGGATTTCGACAAGCTGGATTTAAAGTCCTTTCAGCGAACGACGCAGATCCGGCTTCAACTGAGACTTTCCGAGATAATTTCCCAGAAGCTCGTTTCATCAAGGGCCCTATTGAACTTCTGCAACCTGAGAACTTGGTTAATGGACACAGCATAGTTGAAGGCGAAATTGATTGTGTCATTGGCGGTCCGCCGTGCCAAGCATTCAGCATAAACAACCATCGAAGATCAGCAGAAGATGATCGGGCGGGGCTGTTTCGTGATTACCTTCGAATCGTTAAAGCACTGAAACCCCGCACTCTTGTGATGGAGAATGTTCCAGGTATCCTGTCGATCAACAACGGTGCTGTCGTTAAGGAAATCGAGGAATCCCTGGCTGCACTCGGATACCAGAGCAAGACACGGATACTTTATGCTGAGGAGTACGGAGTTCCCCAGGAGCGAAGGAGGGTTTTTATTACAGCCACCAGATTGGGCTGGGATGACTCCCTAATCCCAGATGGCACCTATGGTCCAAGGCCAAAGCCATCCAAACACTCAGGGCACTTTATTCATCGATGGCGACGTTGTAACAGCATGGTGTACGGACATATGAACTCATTAACTGTCGGCGCCGCTATCGGCGATCTGCCTGAGATTGAAAACGGTGGAGGCTCTGACATGATGAAGTTTGGCAGCCCCCCGAAGACTCAGCTCCAGTTCTTATTACGAGATAAAGCGGAATACGTCTATAATCATTATACGAGGTGTTTAAGTGAGAATATGATGAAGCGGATACAGGTAGTTCCTGAAGGCGGATCTTGGAGGGACCTTCCGTGGGATCTACTTCCTGCTGGTATGAGACGGGCAAATCGTAACTCACATACGAAACGCTACGGCCGTCCGAGATCAAGATCCAGAAGCTGTACAATACTCACAAAGTGTGATCCTCACTGGGGAAGCTACATACATCCTACGCAGAATCGCACGCTCTCGGTCCGGGAGACTGCTCGAATACAGTCGTTTCCAGATCGATTCCGGTTCTACGGTGGGATTGGCTCTCAGTATGCCCAAGTTGGGAATGCCGTTCCTCCTCTTCTAGCGGCCGCCATTGCTAACTCAGTCAAGCAGCATCTAGTAAAGCGGCGGTAG
- a CDS encoding very short patch repair endonuclease, whose translation MPDIFDPRKRSEIMGKIRSTGTAPEVHLQRMVRAILGHRWRIEYNVGDLPGKPDVLIPTLSLIVFLDSCFFHQCPQHGRIPDTNQAYWKPKLAKNVKRDRANRRKLRSMGYSVWRFWSHDLNGRRIEVTYSKLERRLLLRVEMWNRLGRPRSPGVTVGRL comes from the coding sequence ATGCCCGATATCTTCGATCCGCGTAAGCGTAGTGAGATTATGGGCAAGATCAGAAGTACGGGCACCGCACCAGAAGTCCATTTGCAGCGTATGGTTCGGGCAATACTGGGCCACCGCTGGCGCATTGAGTACAACGTGGGTGATCTACCAGGGAAACCAGATGTACTCATTCCTACCCTGTCGCTCATTGTGTTCCTCGATAGCTGTTTCTTCCATCAATGCCCGCAGCACGGACGAATCCCAGACACTAATCAAGCCTACTGGAAGCCCAAGCTGGCGAAGAACGTCAAACGCGATAGAGCTAACCGTCGTAAATTAAGGTCAATGGGTTACAGTGTGTGGCGGTTCTGGAGCCACGATTTGAACGGTCGCCGGATTGAGGTTACATATAGCAAACTAGAAAGGCGGCTCCTGCTGCGTGTGGAAATGTGGAATCGACTAGGGAGACCAAGATCTCCGGGAGTCACTGTAGGACGTCTATAA